In Desulfobacterales bacterium, a single genomic region encodes these proteins:
- a CDS encoding amidophosphoribosyltransferase → MGGLFGVVSKENCIMDLFYGTDYHSHLGTKRGGIAVYNANEFSRSIHNIENDYFRSKFESDLPGLNGNMGIGVISDYKSQPLIIGSHLGPFAIVTVDKINNIEALARELSNRKMHFSEISKGQINPTEMVAMLICSEDSFESGIQKAQELIKGSCSILLLTKDGMYAARDRLGRTPIIIGKKNGSFAASSESCAFSNLEYDIDRFLGPGEIGFLTADGYEQRKKPGDKMQICSFLWVYYGYPASIYEDINVEAVRYRCGCALAKNDDIDIDYVAGIPDSGIGHAIGYANARHIPYMRPFVKYTPTWPRSFMPQNQNRRNLVAKMKLIPIRHLIEGKKILFCEDSIVRGTQLKDNVQKLYDLGAREVHMRPACPALIYPCKFLNFSASRSTLDLAGRKVILELEGREDNHLKEYADPDSEKNHAMSARIQEMLKLTSLKYQRLDDLIQAIGLPKEKLCTHCWDGSSYF, encoded by the coding sequence ATGGGAGGATTATTCGGGGTTGTTTCAAAAGAAAACTGTATAATGGATCTGTTTTACGGAACGGATTATCATTCCCATCTGGGAACGAAGAGAGGCGGGATAGCGGTATATAATGCCAACGAATTTTCCAGATCGATTCATAATATTGAAAACGATTATTTCAGGTCCAAATTTGAATCCGATCTGCCCGGCCTGAACGGCAATATGGGCATCGGCGTCATCAGTGATTACAAATCGCAGCCCCTGATCATCGGATCCCACCTGGGACCGTTCGCCATTGTCACCGTCGATAAAATCAATAACATCGAAGCGCTGGCCCGTGAACTGAGCAATCGGAAAATGCATTTTTCCGAAATTTCCAAAGGGCAGATCAATCCGACCGAGATGGTGGCCATGCTGATCTGCAGCGAAGATTCATTTGAAAGCGGCATTCAAAAAGCACAGGAATTGATTAAAGGTTCCTGCTCGATCCTGCTGTTGACGAAAGATGGAATGTATGCCGCCAGAGACAGGCTCGGCAGAACGCCGATTATCATCGGAAAAAAGAACGGTTCCTTTGCCGCATCATCAGAGTCCTGCGCGTTTTCCAACCTGGAGTATGATATTGACCGGTTCCTTGGTCCCGGAGAAATCGGTTTTCTTACCGCAGACGGCTATGAACAGAGAAAAAAGCCGGGTGACAAAATGCAGATTTGCTCTTTTCTCTGGGTCTATTACGGCTATCCGGCGTCGATCTATGAAGATATCAATGTTGAAGCGGTAAGATACCGATGCGGCTGTGCGCTGGCAAAAAATGACGATATTGACATTGACTATGTGGCAGGCATACCGGATTCAGGCATAGGCCATGCCATCGGGTACGCCAACGCAAGGCATATCCCCTACATGAGGCCCTTTGTAAAATATACCCCGACATGGCCCAGAAGTTTTATGCCACAGAACCAGAACCGACGGAATCTGGTTGCAAAAATGAAGCTGATCCCGATCAGGCACCTGATCGAGGGCAAAAAGATTCTGTTCTGTGAAGATTCCATTGTCAGGGGCACCCAGCTCAAAGACAACGTCCAGAAATTATACGATCTCGGCGCCCGTGAAGTTCACATGCGCCCGGCCTGCCCTGCCCTGATATACCCATGTAAATTTTTGAATTTTTCCGCTTCGCGCTCCACCCTTGATCTGGCGGGGCGAAAGGTTATTCTGGAACTTGAAGGCCGTGAGGACAACCATCTGAAAGAATACGCAGATCCGGATTCAGAAAAAAACCATGCCATGTCGGCCCGAATCCAGGAAATGCTTAAACTGACGTCGTTGAAATATCAGAGGCTCGATGATTTGATTCAGGCCATAGGCCTCCCGAAGGAAAAACTATGTACCCATTGCTGGGACGGGTCCAGTTATTTCTAA